A stretch of DNA from Rhodospirillaceae bacterium:
CCGGGCCCGGTCCGGGCCGTCCTGCCCGACGGCCGGCGCCGGCATTTCCAGCACGGCCCGATCGACCTGGTGCTCGAAGCCTTCGGCCCGGCCGGCGAGGTCGCGGCGTTCCACGAACAGGCCTGGGCGCGCTTCCGGACCGTTCTCGGCGAACTGGTTGGCGAGCTGGCCGCGCTGCGCGCCGGTATTTCCGGTATGCCGGCCGTGCGGGGCAGCACGGCGCGGCGCATGGCGGCGGCCTGCGCGCCGCATGGCGGCAGCTTCGTCACGCCGATGGCGGCCGTCGCCGGCGCGGTTGCGGACGAGGTGCTGGCGGCGGGGATCGCGGGTCGAAACCTGTCCCGCGCCTACGTCAACAACGGCGGCGATATCGCGCTCCATCTGGCGCCGGGCGAACGGTTCCGGACGGGGATGGTTGCGCTGGGCGAGGCGCCGGAAGCCGCCGGCGTCACGGAAATCGGCAGCGAAGACGGGATCGGCGGGATCGCGACCAGCGGCTGGCGCGGCCGCAGCCTTTCGCTCGGCATCGCCGATTCGGTGACCGTCCTCGCCGGAAACGCCGCCGCGGCGGACGTCGCGGCGACGCTGATCGCCAATGCGGTCGATATCGACAGTCCGGCCGTCAAACGAATTCCGGCCCGTGAGCTCGATCCGGACAGCGACCTCGGCGCGCGGCCGGTGACCGTTGACGTTGGCGCGCTCCGGGCAGCCGAAGTCGCGGCGGCGCTGGCTGCGGGCCGGGCGGCGGCACAGTCGATGGCCGGCCGCGGCTTGATCGCCGCAGCCGCGCTCTGCCTGTGCGGCGACCGCGCGATTGTTGCAGGAACGTCGCCGGCGGTTTCCCTGGAGACGGACGACCCGGTTTCCGGTCCCGAGGAAAGGGCCGAAGCGGCATGAGCGGATTCGTGCGCAACGCCTGGTATCCGATCGCCTGGCTGGACGAGCTGGACGACGGTCCCCTGGGCCGGCGGCTGCTCGGCGAGCGGGTCATGGTGTTCCGCACCGGGGACGGATCGCTGGGGGCGCTCGAAGACCGCTGCGCACACAAGTTCCTGCCCCTGTCGAAGGGCCGGGTGCGCGGCGACTGTATCGAATGCGGCTATCACGGACTGCAGTTCGACGCGACCGGGGCCTGCCGCAAGATTCCGGGTCAGAAGCTCATTCCGGGCAATATCCGGGTCCCGTCCTATCCGGTCGCCGAACGGCTCGGCCTGGTCTGGGTCTGGACCGGCGCGCCGGAGAAAGCCGACGAGGCGCTGCTGTTCGACCTGCCGCCCTACCGGAACCCGGCCTGGGGCGTCAATCACGGCCCCTACACCCACGTCGCGGCGCACTATCAGCAGCTGACCGACAACCTGCTCGACCCGGCCCATGTCAGCTTCGTGCATCCGTCGTCGCTCGGCAGCGCCGAGATGGAGGACATCCCGGTCGAGACAAAGCAGGTCGGCGACATCGTCGAAGTCAACCGCTGGACGCTGGATCGGCCGCCCGTGCCGATCTTCGAGCAGTTCATGAAGATCGAAGGACATGTCGATCGTTGGCAGTATTATTTCTTCTATCCGCCGGCGATCAATGTGGTCGATTTCGGGATCGGCCCGGTCGGCATGAAGCATTCGGACGAAGCGCGCGAAAAGGGCACGCGCATCTTCTCCTGCCACTATCTCGCCCCGGAGACCGAAAGCAGCACCCATTATTTCTGGATGCAGGTGCGCAACTTCGAGCCGGAAAACGCGCCGGTGTCCGAACGCATGACCGAGCAGTTCGTCATGGCGTTCGAGGAAGACCGGGACATTCTCGAGGCGGTGCAGCGTTCGCAGGACGAGGCCGGGATCAAGCCGACGGTCCGGCTGGCGATCGACAACGGTCCGAACCGCAGCCGGCGCATCG
This window harbors:
- a CDS encoding UPF0280 family protein; translated protein: MRTPAERNAMPGPVRAVLPDGRRRHFQHGPIDLVLEAFGPAGEVAAFHEQAWARFRTVLGELVGELAALRAGISGMPAVRGSTARRMAAACAPHGGSFVTPMAAVAGAVADEVLAAGIAGRNLSRAYVNNGGDIALHLAPGERFRTGMVALGEAPEAAGVTEIGSEDGIGGIATSGWRGRSLSLGIADSVTVLAGNAAAADVAATLIANAVDIDSPAVKRIPARELDPDSDLGARPVTVDVGALRAAEVAAALAAGRAAAQSMAGRGLIAAAALCLCGDRAIVAGTSPAVSLETDDPVSGPEERAEAA
- a CDS encoding aromatic ring-hydroxylating dioxygenase subunit alpha, producing MSGFVRNAWYPIAWLDELDDGPLGRRLLGERVMVFRTGDGSLGALEDRCAHKFLPLSKGRVRGDCIECGYHGLQFDATGACRKIPGQKLIPGNIRVPSYPVAERLGLVWVWTGAPEKADEALLFDLPPYRNPAWGVNHGPYTHVAAHYQQLTDNLLDPAHVSFVHPSSLGSAEMEDIPVETKQVGDIVEVNRWTLDRPPVPIFEQFMKIEGHVDRWQYYFFYPPAINVVDFGIGPVGMKHSDEAREKGTRIFSCHYLAPETESSTHYFWMQVRNFEPENAPVSERMTEQFVMAFEEDRDILEAVQRSQDEAGIKPTVRLAIDNGPNRSRRIVDKMLRAEQAAAVEAAE